A region from the Brassica napus cultivar Da-Ae chromosome C8, Da-Ae, whole genome shotgun sequence genome encodes:
- the LOC106360182 gene encoding dehydration-responsive element-binding protein 1F, with protein sequence MDHYDGTNLAEMRPKRRAGRKVFNETRHPVFRGIRRRNGDKWVCEVREPTHQQRIWLGTYPTADMAARAHDVAALALRGRSACLNFGDSAWRLPVPESNHPDVIRRVAAEAAEMFRPAEYGSEITVLPSYGSEVYMGSGSGSDERNVYGYVEEEEEVSTTMMRLATEPLMSPPRSYMEGVTPNGYMEEEMSYEDMSLWSYRY encoded by the coding sequence ATGGATCATTATGATGGGACTAATCTGGCGGAGATGAGGCCGAAGAGGCGTGCGGGACGCAAAGTGTTCAACGAGACACGCCACCCAGTTTTCAGAGGCATACGGCGGAGGAACGGCGACAAATGGGTCTGCGAAGTCCGAGAGCCGACGCACCAGCAACGCATTTGGCTCGGGACTTACCCCACGGCGGACATGGCCGCGCGTGCACACGACGTGGCGGCTCTAGCTCTGCGCGGGAGATCCGCGTGTTTGAATTTCGGCGACTCCGCCTGGCGTCTCCCGGTGCCGGAGTCGAACCACCCGGATGTCATAAGGAGAGTCGCGGCTGAAGCCGCGGAGATGTTCAGGCCGGCGGAGTACGGGAGTGAAATCACGGTTTTGCCCTCTTACGGTAGTGAGGTGTATATGGGCTCTGGTTCGGGATCGGATGAGAGGAACGTTTATGGATAtgtggaggaggaagaggaagtgTCGACTACTATGATGAGACTTGCGACAGAGCCGTTAATGTCGCCGCCGCGATCGTATATGGAAGGCGTGACTCCTAATGGTTAcatggaagaagagatgagttATGAAGATATGTCACTCTGGAGTTACCGTTACTAA
- the LOC106362038 gene encoding pentatricopeptide repeat-containing protein At1g12620-like, with translation MKRFVQTRLLQTGTLFLSERASSTLSKGKKVSYKERLRSGVVDIKKEDAVELFQSMIVSRPLPTIIHFSRLFSALAKTRQYDLVLSLCKQMELQGGTVHNNYTLNIMINCFCRRRKLGFAFSAMAKMLKLGYEPSTVTFSTLVNGLCLEGRVSEAVALVDRMVEPNLVTLNTLVNGLCLNGKVSEAIALVDRMVGNGCQPDQFTYGPILNRICKSGNTSLALDLLRKMEDRKVKPEAVTYNMIIDSLCKDGSVEDALNLFNEMETKGIKANVITYNTLISNFCNAGRWDEAAQLLRDMISRGITPNVITFSSLIDIFVKEGKHVEAKELYNEMGARGIDPDTITYNSLIYGLCMEKRLDDANQMLDLMVSKGCSPDSVTYNIIINGYCKAKRVDDGLKLFRKMSLREVVSYNTLVQGFCLSGKIEVAQELLQEMVSRGVDPDTVTCNILVDGLCENGKLEKALEIFEDLQKSEMELDIGIYNIIIHGMCNARRVDDAWDLFSSLPLKGVSPDVKTYTIMIAGLCKKGSLSEADMLFKKMGEENGIVPNGCTYNTIIRAHLGGSGVATSVELIEEMKRYGFAADVSTMKMVMDMLSDGRLNKNFLGMLS, from the coding sequence ATGAAGAGATTTGTTCAGACACGTCTTCTCCAGACAGGAACTCTGTTCTTGTCCGAACGAGCCTCTTCCACTCTCAGTAAAGGGAAGAAAGTCTCTTACAAAGAGAGGTTGAGAAGTGGGGTTGTTGATATCAAGAAAGAAGATGCTGTTGAGCTTTTCCAGTCAATGATCGTGTCTCGTCCTCTTCCCACTATCATACATTTCAGTAGATTGTTTAGTGCTCTTGCCAAGACAAGACAGTACGATCTCGTGTTGTCCCTCTGCAAGCAGATGGAGTTGCAGGGTGGCACTGTGCATAACAACTACACTCTTAACATAATGATCAACTGCTTCTGCCGTCGCCGGAAGCTCGGTTTTGCGTTTTCCGCTATGGCCAAGATGTTGAAGCTTGGGTATGAGCCTAGCACAGTCACGTTCTCGACTTTGGTAAACGGGTTATGTCTCGAAGGGAGAGTTTCTGAAGCTGTGGCGTTAGTTGATAGGATGGTGGAACCAAACCTGGTGACACTCAACACTCTTGTCAATGGACTTTGTCTGAATGGTAAAGTGTCTGAAGCTATAGCGTTAGTTGATCGGATGGTGGGAAATGGATGCCAGCCTGATCAGTTTACCTACGGTCCGATTTTGAACAGGATATGTAAGTCAGGGAACACTTCCTTGGCCTTGGATCTGCTCAGGAAGATGGAAGATAGGAAGGTCAAGCCTGAGGCAGTTACATACAATATGATTATCGATAGTCTTTGCAAAGATGGGAGCGTTGAAGATGCGCTTAATCTCTTCAATGAAATGGAAACGAAAGGGATCAAAGCAAATGTCATCACCTACAACACTCTCATAAGCAACTTCTGTAACGCCGGTAGATGGGATGAGGCTGCACAGTTGTTAAGAGATATGATCAGTAGGGGAATCACTCCCAACGTTATCACATTCAGTtcattgattgatatttttgtGAAAGAGGGAAAGCATGTTGAGGCTAAAGAATTGTACAATGAGATGGGCGCAAGAGGTATAGATCCTGATACTATTACATATAATTCTTTGATATATGGTTTGTGCATGGAGAAGCGTCTAGATGATGCCAACCAGATGTTGGATCTGATGGTTAGCAAAGGATGCAGTCCTGATAGTGTGACTTATAATATCATTATAAATGGATATTGTAAGGCTAAGCGTGTCGATGATGGTCTTAAACTCTTCCGGAAAATGTCTCTAAGAGAAGTGGTCAGTTATAACACTCTGGTGCAAGGGTTTTGTCTATCTGGAAAAATTGAGGTTGCACAAGAACTTCTCCAGGAGATGGTTTCTCGAGGTGTTGATCCTGATACTGTGACTTGTAACATTTTGGTAGATGGGTTATGTGAGAATGGTAAACTAGAGAAGGCGTTGGAAATATTTGAGGATCTGCAGAAGAGTGAGATGGAACTTGATATTGGTATATATAATATCATCATTCACGGGATGTGCAATGCAAGGAGAGTCGATGATGCTTGGGATCTATTCTCTAGCCTCCCTCTCAAAGGAGTGAGTCCTGATGTCAAAACGTATACCATAATGATTGCAGGACTGTGTAAGAAAGGCTCACTGTCTGAAGCGGATATGTTGTTTAAAAAGATGGGAGAGGAGAATGGGATTGTGCCAAATGGTTGTACATACAACACAATAATCCGAGCTCATCTAGGAGGTAGTGGTGTAGCCACGTCGGTTGAACTCATCGAAGAAATGAAGAGGTATGGGTTTGCTGCAGATGTTTCCACTATGAAGATGGTTATGGATATGTTATCAGATGGTAGATTGAACAAAAACTTTTTGGGTATGCTTTCTTGA